AGAAGGACAACCCCAAGATAGCCCTGACGGGCTGACCCAGTTCCCGGATCCTCCCCCATCTGTTTGCCCTCCGGGCAAAGCATCTCGTACTCCTTCTCCTGGGTGTCGTCGGAGAAGAGAGATGCCCCCTTGCTCAACAGCTCAGCAAGGTACGGGCTTCGCCCGTGACCGCGGTATTTGTAAACGGTGTTGGGGTGGAGGCCATGTCAGCCGCCAGGCTATCTTGGGCCCCGAGCAATCTCCGCCAGCCGTTAGGCTATCTTGTCGGCACTCTTCTCGCCCTTAAGAACCTCCAGGGCTATCTGGAACTTCACCTGGGGTGGCAGGGATTTGGTTTTTTTCACCGTTCCCTCCTCGTGCCTTATGCTAACAGAAAAGGGCCGTATAGTCTAGAGGTCGCGTGTCCCTGCTCCAACTCGGCGATGGCCTCGAAATCGGTTTCGTACATGGCCTCCCGCGCCCGTAGGCGGTAGCGGTAGACCTCACCCCCTAAGGGGCTTTCCCTCACATGGTCCAATGTCCTAGAAAACAAGGGCCACACGGGGAAAGCCCCCTTAAGGGCGTACTCGTCAAAATCCAGAAGGGATCCACGGAACTCCGTGGCCAGCTTTACCGGGTCCCCGGGGCGTAGCCATTTGGCCGCGTCCCCGGTCATGCGAAGCCTCAACCCCCCCTCGAGGAAAACCTCCCCGAACCAGCGCCAGTAAACCCTCCGCCCCAGGACCCTCATGGGCGCTAATAGGCTTTGGCAAAGAACACCCGCTTGCCGTAGGCGCTCTTCCGCCCACAGCGCACGCACACCCCTTCCTCTGCCTCCGCCTCAAAGGGCACGCAACGGGTGGTGGCGGCGGTTTCCTCCTGGATGGCCTTCTCGCAGGCCCGGTCCCCACAGTGGAAGGCCAGGGCAAAGCCCCTTTGCACCGCCTCCTTGAACTCCTCGTAGGTATCCACCTTGCGGGTGTGGGCCTCCCGGAAATCCAAAGCCCGTTGGTAAAGGGCCTGGTGGAAGGCATCCAGCTTCTCGGGTAGCACGGCGGGGAGGCCCTCCAAAGGGAGGCGTTCCTTTCCCCCCAGGCGGCTGGCCAACACCGCCTCTCCCGCCTCGAGGTCCTTGGGCCCAAGCTCGATGCGGAAGGGGACCCCCTTAAGCTCCCACTCGTGGAACTTGTACCCGGGGGTGTACTGGTCCCGGTCGTCCAGGTGCGCGCGAAGCCCCGCCTGAAGAAGGCGCCCCTTCAGGTCAAAGGCCGCCTCCAGCACCCTCTCCCGGCTTTCCTCCCGGTAGATGGGCACGATCACCACCTGGATGGGAGCCAGGCGGGGGGGCAGGATGAGCCCCTGGTCATCCCCGTGGGTCATGATGATGGCCCCGATGAAGCGCCAGGAAAGCCCCCAGCTGGTGGTGTGCACGTACTTCACCTGGAGGTCTTTATCCTGGAACTTGATGTCAAAGGCCCGGGCAAAGTTCTCCCCCAGGTAGTGGCTGGTACCCGACTGCAGGGCCTTGCCGTCCCGCATCAGGGCCTCGATGGTGGTGGTGTAGACGGCCCCGGCAAACTTCTCCTTTTCCGTCTTCATGCCCTCCACCACGGGAATGGCCGCATACTCCCGGGCCAGCTTAGCGTAGAGGGAAAGCATCCTGCGCACCTCTTCCTCGGCTTCCTCCCGGGTGGCGTGGGCGGTGTGCCCCTCCTGCCACAAAAACTCGCTGGTGCGTAGGAAGGGCCGGGTACGAAGCTCCCAGCGCACCACGTTGCCCCACTGGTTGAGAAGCTGGGGCAGATCCCTATAGCTTTTGATCCACTTGGACCACATGTACCCGATCACGGTTTCCGAGGTGGGGCGCACCGCCAAAGGCTCCTCCAGCTCCTCACCCCCGGCATGGGTGACCACGGCCAGCTCGGGAGAAAACCCCTCCACGTGCTCCGCCTCCTTTTGCAGGAAACTCATGGGGATGAAGAGGGGGAAGTAGGCGTTTTGGTGGCCGGTCTCCTTGAACATGCGGTCCAAAACCCCCTGGATGTTCTCCCACAGGGCGTAGCCGTAGGGGCGCACCACGATGGTGCCCCGGACCGGTCCGTAATCGGCAAGCTCCGCCTTCTGGATGACCTCGAGGTACCATTCGCTGAAATCTTGGCTTTGCGGGGTTAGGCCCTTCTCCTTCGCCATACCCGCCCATCTTACTTGCCAAAGGCAACCTGGAGGAATAGACTACGGGAGCATCAGTAGGAGGTGCGTATGCGTAGGGTTGGGTATGCGCTTTTAGCCAGTTTGGCCCTAGGACTATTCGCCTGCCAGCAGCAAGCTCCAAGCGGGACCACCAGCCTTTCCGTGCAAGGCGCCTCGCCCCAGGAGCGCTACCTGGTGGTCTTCCGGTCAGAAACCCTTCCCCCTAACGCCCAGGCCTTGGCCCAAGCCGCCGGGGCCCGGGTGCTTAAGACCCTGGAGCCCATCGGTGCCCTCACGGTGGTGGCCGACCGGGCAGCCGTAAGCCGGCTGGCCAGGAACCCCCAGGTGCTGGCAGTGGGCCCCGAGCGGTACTACTCCCTGCCCAAGACGGAACGCATCCTTTTCCAAGAGGAAACCTATGGGGCCCCCACGGCCGCCGACAACCTCTACAAGTACCAGTGGGACATCAGGCGGATCGGCGCTCCTGTGGTGTGGCAGAGGGTGCCCCTCGAGGTCCAGGCCCGGGCCACGGTGGCGGTGCTGGATACCGGGGTTATGGACAACCACCCCGACCTAGTGGGCCAGATCGTGGACTTCGTGGCCACCAACTACTGCTACGAAACCGCGGGCCCCAACAACACCCCCAGCTACCCCAAGTACACCCTCTGGATTGACTTTGACCACTTTGACCCCAACAACCTTTGTACCCCAGCCCCCTCGGTCCTCTACGAAGCCCACGGCACCCATGTGTCCGGAACCGTGGCTGCCGCCTTCGGCGGCGGCCGGGTGGTGGGGGTGGCCCCGGGGCTGAGGATCGCCGCCTACAAGGTGTTTGACCGCATTCACTTCACCGAGGGCGACGAGGAGTACGACGACGTGGGTGCCTTTGACGGCCCCATCTTTGCGGCCATCATCGACGCCGCCCAGAAGGGCTACGACGTCATCAACATGAGCCTGGGCGGTACCCTGGACACCCGCAACAAGGACGATGTGGCTGCCATGGTGGCCTGGGACCGGGTGATGAAGTACGCCAACCGCATGGGCACGGTGATCGTGGCCTCAGCGGGGAATAGCGCTCAAAACGCCAACGGCTACATCGTCCACATCCCCTCCGACCTGCCCACGGTGATCTCCGTTTCCGCCACGGGCACCGCCACTCCCCTTTGGCAGTACCCTTACCCCACCAACGAAACCCTAAATGCCGTGCCCGGCCAGGACATACTGGCCTTCTACTCCAATTACGGGGCCGCCGTGGACCTTTCCGCGCCTGGGGGTGACTGCGGTCTGGACGAGAATGGCCGAAGCTGGTGCTTCTGGCCCAGCAACCAGCGCCCCCCCGGGTGGCGCTACCACCTGATCCTTTCCTCCGTCATCGTCAATGAAAACCTTCCCGGCTACGCCTGGTATGCCGGTACCTCCATGGCCAGCCCCCATGTGGCCGCGGTGGCCGGTTTGGTGAAGGCCCTCCACAAGGACTGGACCCCTGGCCAGGTGCGGGCCCACCTGAAGGCCACCGCCGAGGACATAGGGAGCCGGCAACTCTTTGGCCACGGGTTGGTGGACGCCGACCGGGCAACCCAATAGCCCTGCAAAGACCCCTGGCCCCCGGGCAAGCCAGGGGTCTTTTGCCCATAAAATGGCGGCATGGACCTCTTCCCCTTGCTCAAAGAGCTACAGCAAAAAAGCGAGGCCAAAATCCTCCTGGTGGTCCTGGACGGAGTGGGGGGGCTCCCCCTGGAACCTGGGGGGGCCACGGAGCTGGAGGCCGCCAAGACCCCGAACCTAGACCGCTTGGCGGAGGAAAGCGCCCTAGGCCTTCTCACCCCCGTTTATCCCGGCCTTACCCCGGGCTCCGGCCCCGGGCATCTGGCCCTTTTCGGCTACGATCCCTTCCGCTACCAGGTGGGCCGGGGAGCCTTAAGCGCCCTGGGCCTCGGGGTGGATTTCCGGGATGGGGATGTGGCCCTGAGGGGGAACTTCGCCACCTTTGGGCCAGGGGGCAGGGTCCTGGACCGCCGGGCGGGCCGTCCCAGCACCCAGGAGAACCAGCGGGCGGTGGCCCGCCTGCAGGAGGCCATCCCCCGCATTGAGGACGTGGAGGTCTACTTCCACACGGAAAGCGAACACCGCTTTCTGGTGGTCCTCCGGGGGGAGGGATTGGGGGATGGGGTCACGGACACCGACCCCCAGAAGGTAGGGCTTCCTCCCTTAAGGGCCGAGGCCTTGGACGAGGCCTCCAGGAAAACCGCCCGGATCGTAAACCTCCTTTCGGAGCGCATCCAGGAGGTGCTCAAGGGGGAACCCAAGATCAACGGAGCCCTTTTTCGTGGGGCCTCGAGGCGGCCCTCCTTCCCCAGCATGGCGGAGGTCTACGGGGTAAGGGCCGCGGCCATCGCCAGCTACCCCATGTACAAGGGGCTGGCCAGCCTGGTGGGCATGGTGGTCCTGCCCGTGGAGGGGGAAGGGGACGCCCACGAGGGAAAGCTTAAGGCCCTGAGGGAAAACTGGGAGCAGTACGACTTCTTCTACCTCCACTTCAAGAAGACCGACGCCAAGGGCGAGGACGGGGACTTCTGGGGTAAGGTGGCGGAGATCGAGCGCTTTGACGCCCTTCTTCCGGAAATCCTTGCCCTAAAGCCCGACGTCCTGGCCCTCACCGGGGACCACTCCACCCCCGCCCTCCTCAAGGCCCACTCCTGGCACCCCGTGCCCCTCCTCCTCAAGGCCCCTCACCTGCGCCAGGACGCCGCCCGACGCTTTACCGAGTCCGAGGCCCAAAAGGGAAGCCTAGGGCAGCTGAGGGGAGTGGAGCTCATGCCCCTCCTCCTCGCCCATGCGGGAAGGCTTCTCAAGTACGGGGCCTAGGCCCCGGTAAACTGGGAGAACATGACCCGCCACCGCATCCGCTAGGCGGAGTTTGAAGCCCTCCTGAGGGAGGCGCCGGAAGGGGTGCGGCTTGAACTCCTAGACGGGGAGGCTCACGAGATGGCCCCCATCGGCAGCGGACATGGGGGGCGGGTATCCTACCTGGCCAAGGCCTGGGAAAGGCTCTACGGGGACCGGGCCATCGTCTCGGTGCAGAACCCCATCCTCCTCAACCCCTACCCGGTTCCCCAACCGGACATCGCCCTCCCAAAGCCCCGCGAGGACTTCTGCGTCCAGTCCTTCCCCGAGCCCGAGGGCAGGAGGTGGCGTATACCACCAGGGACTCGGAGGGAAGGAGGTTGGCCCTTTACGCCCAAGGGGGCATACCGGAAAGCTGGCTGGTGGACGGGGAAACCAGCCCCCTGGAGGTCTACCGGGAGCCTTGGAGAGGAGGTAACCCCAGAGGGCCTGGGAGGCCCCGCCTTCCTTTGGCGCCCGCCTAGGCCTTAGAGGTAGCCCGCCCGCCGAAGCTCCTCCGCCACCGCCTCGAGGACCTGCTCGTAGGCCCGGTCCAGGTCAACGCCCTTCAAGGTAGCCCCAGCCGCGGGCACATGCCCCCCACCCCCGAGCCTCACGGCGATGTTCTGGGCGGAAACCCCACCCCGGGAACGGATGGACACCTTAACCCCCTCCTCCCGTTTGCGCAGGAAGACGGAGACCACACTCCCCTCCACGTAACGGATGAGGCCCACGAAGTCGTCGGAGTCCTCCTCGTCCCGCTTGGCATCCTCGGGAAGGTGGGCGGTGACGAGAAGCCCCCCGAAGTGGAAGGCCACGGTGGAAAGCACCTGCCCCATGAGGCGGAAGTAGGAGGGGGGGCGGAACTGAAGCCTATCCGTAAGCTCGGCCAGCTTCACCCCGTACCCCACCAACTCCGCCGCCACCCGCAGGACCTCGGGGGTGGTGTTGGCGAAGCGGAAGTTACCGGTGTCGGTGAGGATCCCGGTGAGCACGGGGGTGGCAATCTCCGCCGTCCACTCCACCCCCAGGAGATCTATGAGGTCCTTCACCATCTGGGCGGTGGCCGCCTTAGAGGGATCCACCACCGCAATGTGGCCAAAGCGGGGATTGGTCCCGTGATGGTCGATGTTGATCACAAACCCCTCCACCGGCGCCCCCACCACCCGGCTGGGCTCGGCGCTATCCAGGGCCACCAGGGTGGCCCCCACGGGAAGCTTTTCCACGGGGTCCGAGTACTCCTCCTCCTTGGGCAAAAAGCGCAGGAACCTAGGGGGCTCGGCCACCCAGTGGGCCTCCTTCCCCAGGGCCTTTAAGGCCCGGTATAGTCCCAAGGAGCTGCCGATGGCGTCCCCATCGGGGTCCACATGGGTGGCGATGTAGATGGGGCCTTCCACCGCCTTTAAGACCTCGGCCACTAGGCGCATCTTTTCCCAGTACTTGGGGTCGGGAGCGTTCCCGTCCATAGCCCCTAAGCTATCATGCGATAGGATTTTCCGCCCT
The Thermus neutrinimicus genome window above contains:
- the proS gene encoding proline--tRNA ligase; protein product: MAKEKGLTPQSQDFSEWYLEVIQKAELADYGPVRGTIVVRPYGYALWENIQGVLDRMFKETGHQNAYFPLFIPMSFLQKEAEHVEGFSPELAVVTHAGGEELEEPLAVRPTSETVIGYMWSKWIKSYRDLPQLLNQWGNVVRWELRTRPFLRTSEFLWQEGHTAHATREEAEEEVRRMLSLYAKLAREYAAIPVVEGMKTEKEKFAGAVYTTTIEALMRDGKALQSGTSHYLGENFARAFDIKFQDKDLQVKYVHTTSWGLSWRFIGAIIMTHGDDQGLILPPRLAPIQVVIVPIYREESRERVLEAAFDLKGRLLQAGLRAHLDDRDQYTPGYKFHEWELKGVPFRIELGPKDLEAGEAVLASRLGGKERLPLEGLPAVLPEKLDAFHQALYQRALDFREAHTRKVDTYEEFKEAVQRGFALAFHCGDRACEKAIQEETAATTRCVPFEAEAEEGVCVRCGRKSAYGKRVFFAKAY
- a CDS encoding DHH family phosphoesterase, which translates into the protein MDGNAPDPKYWEKMRLVAEVLKAVEGPIYIATHVDPDGDAIGSSLGLYRALKALGKEAHWVAEPPRFLRFLPKEEEYSDPVEKLPVGATLVALDSAEPSRVVGAPVEGFVINIDHHGTNPRFGHIAVVDPSKAATAQMVKDLIDLLGVEWTAEIATPVLTGILTDTGNFRFANTTPEVLRVAAELVGYGVKLAELTDRLQFRPPSYFRLMGQVLSTVAFHFGGLLVTAHLPEDAKRDEEDSDDFVGLIRYVEGSVVSVFLRKREEGVKVSIRSRGGVSAQNIAVRLGGGGHVPAAGATLKGVDLDRAYEQVLEAVAEELRRAGYL
- a CDS encoding 2,3-bisphosphoglycerate-independent phosphoglycerate mutase, which produces MDLFPLLKELQQKSEAKILLVVLDGVGGLPLEPGGATELEAAKTPNLDRLAEESALGLLTPVYPGLTPGSGPGHLALFGYDPFRYQVGRGALSALGLGVDFRDGDVALRGNFATFGPGGRVLDRRAGRPSTQENQRAVARLQEAIPRIEDVEVYFHTESEHRFLVVLRGEGLGDGVTDTDPQKVGLPPLRAEALDEASRKTARIVNLLSERIQEVLKGEPKINGALFRGASRRPSFPSMAEVYGVRAAAIASYPMYKGLASLVGMVVLPVEGEGDAHEGKLKALRENWEQYDFFYLHFKKTDAKGEDGDFWGKVAEIERFDALLPEILALKPDVLALTGDHSTPALLKAHSWHPVPLLLKAPHLRQDAARRFTESEAQKGSLGQLRGVELMPLLLAHAGRLLKYGA
- a CDS encoding S8 family peptidase is translated as MRRVGYALLASLALGLFACQQQAPSGTTSLSVQGASPQERYLVVFRSETLPPNAQALAQAAGARVLKTLEPIGALTVVADRAAVSRLARNPQVLAVGPERYYSLPKTERILFQEETYGAPTAADNLYKYQWDIRRIGAPVVWQRVPLEVQARATVAVLDTGVMDNHPDLVGQIVDFVATNYCYETAGPNNTPSYPKYTLWIDFDHFDPNNLCTPAPSVLYEAHGTHVSGTVAAAFGGGRVVGVAPGLRIAAYKVFDRIHFTEGDEEYDDVGAFDGPIFAAIIDAAQKGYDVINMSLGGTLDTRNKDDVAAMVAWDRVMKYANRMGTVIVASAGNSAQNANGYIVHIPSDLPTVISVSATGTATPLWQYPYPTNETLNAVPGQDILAFYSNYGAAVDLSAPGGDCGLDENGRSWCFWPSNQRPPGWRYHLILSSVIVNENLPGYAWYAGTSMASPHVAAVAGLVKALHKDWTPGQVRAHLKATAEDIGSRQLFGHGLVDADRATQ